GCCGAGGAAATCGAGCATTTTCTTACCAAGCCGCTGGAAGAGCAGGTAAAAGGGCTTGATGGTGTTTATCGGGTTACCAGTACTATCAGTGATGGGAGCACTAACATAAGTATTGATTTTGAGAAGGGTTATCCTAATCTTGATGAAGCCCTGATGGAAGTAAAAAACGCGGTGCTCGAGGTGAATCTGCCTGATGATGTGGTTGATGAGCCGGAGGTGCATGTCTGGAAGACCTCCAAAATGGCGATCATTGATATAGTATTAATTGATACCCAGCAACACCTTCTTGATAATGGCTCACGCAAACGTCTGCAGCAATATGTGTATACCCTTGAGCAGCAGCTTTTGAACTTGCCTGAAGTCAACAGTATAGAAAAATCCGGCTATCTTCAGGAAGAGATCCAGATAATGATTAAACCGGAAAAATTAAAGGAATTTGATATTCCTTTTAATACTGTGATGCAGGAAGTCAAGAACAGTCATATCCGTCAGCCTGCCGGGAGCATAGAAGCAAAGGATGAGCCGAAAGTAACATTGCTCTCTGAGCTTGATACAGTCGAAAAATTAGAAAATTTTGTAATACAAGGCGGTTTTGATGGTCAATTTGTCAGGCTCAAAGATGTAGCCGATATTAATCATAGCTTTAAAAAGAATGATTCAATACTTAAAGTTAATGGCCATGAAGGCGTAGTCATCAGAGTGGTTAAAAACAGTTCTTACGGTATACTTGAGGCGCTTGAGGCGGTAAAAAAACAAATTAAGACTTTTCACGATAATAACCTCAAGGACACGAAAATTGAGCTTATTGCGCTGGATGATGCATCTGTGGATTTGAAAAACAGATTATCTATTGTTATGACAAATGGTTTATTAGGATTTATATTGATACTGATTGCACTTTTCATCTTTTTGAATTTCAGAGCAGCCATCTGGGTAGCGATGGGTATTCCCTTTACGTTTTGTTTCGCGATGATTTGTTTGTTTATGTACGGTTACACGATTAACAATATAACTCTTGCCGCAGTGATCATAGTTTTAGGTATGATCGTCGATGACGCTATTGTGGTTTCTGAGAATATTACTCGTCTGCGCCTGGAAGGGGTGCCGTCTGAGCAAGCCGCAATCAAGGGGACCGCGTTTGTTTTTATTCCGGTGGTGGCGAGTATTTTAACTACTTGTGTCGCTTTTGTTCCTCTTTTTTTCTTTCAGGGCCGCTTTGGTAAGATGCTTGTCTTTATCCCGCCGGTCATATTTTTTATGCTTGGAGCGAGCCTTTTTGAATCATTATTTATCCTTCCCGGGCATATGCACCTAAATCTTTCGGTATTCAAGAAAAAAACATTTCGCCAGACCGAAGAGCACTGGTTTAATAGAATAGAAGATAAATATGCTAAACTCTTAAATAAGCTTCTTTCTTTTAAATGGCGTATATTTTTAGTTTTTGTCTTGCTGCTTATTTTCTCAGGGTATATCGTTAAGACAAAGATGAAGTATGTTATGTTTCCGCGTGAGGAGACCAGGGAGATTTCTTTAACCGGCGAGGCTGGTGAGCAGGCGGATAAATATGAAACTGCTAAGCTTACCATGCAGGTTGAGGAGGTGATCGAGTCTTACCTTGGGAAAGAAGTTATAGGTTTCAAGACGCAGATAGCCAGGAGCAGGTGGGGCAGAGCGGTACAGGAGAATAAATTTCAAATGGGTGTTGAAATTCTGCCGAAAGAGAAGCGTAGAAAATCAGCTGATCAGATAATTAGGGAGTGGGAGAAGAGCTTCGCAGATATTAAAGGCCTTAAAGATATACAAGTCACAAAGAGCCGATGGGGGCACGCGTCAGGGAGCCCGATAGAGCTGATCGTTCAGGAGAATGATGATCAGGTAAGAGACACGGTCGCTCAAGAGCTTGCCAGCATAATGAAAAAGCATCCGGCGCTTGAGAATGTTGAAATAGAGAAGCCTTTAGATAATCAGGAATACAAGATCAGTCTTAATCGTGAAAAGATCAAGCGTTTATCCATAACCCCGAGTGATGTTTCTTCCACTCTTAGAGCGGCGCTTGAAGGAACGGTTATTTATGAAATACTGCAAGGCGATGAAGATATAGATGTTCGATTTACTATTATTGAGCAGGCCAAGGCTGATATTGAGCGTGTTCTTGATATTCCTATAGAGAATGCGGGCAAATACTTGGTCCCTTTAAGAGATATAGTGGATGTTAAACAGACTGTCACGCCGAATTCTATTGAAAGAAAAGACTCAAAAAGGATTACAACTATCTTTGCTGATATCAAAAAAGGAGCCGGCCTGACGCCTGTTGAAATAGCTGAGCAGCTTGAAGATAGAGAGTTCCCTAACATATTATCTAAGCACCCTACGCTTTTGCTTAATTTCGAAGGGGAAGTTAAGGATACGCGTGAGAGTAAGGGGGATTTTGCCAGTTCCATAATTATGGCAATATTGCTCATATATATTATCCTTGTTTTAATATTGAATTCATTATTGAAGCCGATTATTATTCTGCTGGCGATCCCTTTTGGTATTGTTGGGGTAGTACTGGCCTTCTGGCTGCATGGTAAAGTCTTGTTTGGTTTCTTCGCGGCCATTGGCGTGATCGGATTGGCAGGTGTCGTGGTTAATGATGCTATAATCATGCTGGTAAAGTTAGAGAAGACTTTTGATAGCACTAAGGGGAGGGCGGGTTTAAATGAGCGGATCTCTTCGATAGCGAAAACCAGGTTAAGAGCGATAGTATTGACTACGCTTACGACCGTTGCCGGGCTTCTTCCTACTGCCTATGGATTTACCGGATATGACGCTATGCTGGCGGAGATGATGCTTGCTCTTTGCTGGGGTTTGATTTTCAGTACCGTGATCACGCTTATTTTAGTTCCTTGTATGTATAGCGTGATTAAAGAAATTCAGGTTAAATTAGGAAAGCTGTGAAAAAAATACTATTAATTTTCTTTATTGTTTTCTTTCTATTTATCGAGAGACACGCGGCGTATTCTCAGGATGTTTCAGCCCGCGATATTTCGCTTAAGGGATTCATTAAAGAGGCATACGCGAATGATACCGTATTTCAAAAGATCCTTATTGACCAGCTTAATCTCAAGTATCAAAAAGCGCTGAAGATTCCTGCGGGAGATTTAGTGCTTTCTGTTGCTAGTCAGTATAATGCTTATCTTGATATCGATGAGAGCGAGGTGGATAACTCTTTGTCGTTAAGCAAATTATTCCCTTATCTAGGAACTGCGATTACCGCTGACTATACTTCATCTGACCCATCATCGTCTACTCCGGTTACCTCAGAAATAGATGCTTATATTTCACAGCCGATCGCTGAAAATGCCTTTGGCAGGGATACCCGTCTTTTGAGTAAAATCATTGGCGTTGAAACTGAGGTAGCTAAGCATCAGATTGTTGAGGCCTATGAGGATTATTTAGCAACGCTTATTCAGACATATCTTGATTGGTTTTCAGCTTACAAAAATGTTGAAACGGCTCAAAATTCCTATAACGAAAATATGAAATTGCTGGAAAACATTAAACAGCGCCAGAGCAGCCATATTGCTCTTGCGATTGATGTGAATAAAGTTAAATTACAGGTGCTAGTGAAAAAAGAAAATTTGATTTCCCTTGAGAATCAGTATGAACAGTATTTAAATATCGTTAAGCAGGCGATGCGCTATAAAGAAGAGGCGCGGCTTAGTCCCCAGGATCCTTGCGACTACGACAATATCGCAGTTGATTTTAATGATGGCTACGCTCGGTTTTGCCGAGAGAGCAGAACTTATCAGGTGCTTTCTTTGCTTGGAGAAAAGAGCTTGCTTCAAGTGGATAGAGATGCTGATAAGCTTCTACCTTCAATTGAGCTAAAAATTGGCTATTTGGTGGAAGGAGAAGAGTATGATCTGCGGCAAGATACAAGGACAGCCTATGGCAAGGTTGAGGTGGAGTGGCCGATTATTGGGCAGAAAGAACGCGCGCAACATAAGCTTTCCAAGATCGCTCTCCGGAAACAGCAATTATCTAATCAGGGGACCTATGCCGGCCTGCGTACAAAATTAAAGAATATTTACGACGCGATAGTACGGGAAAAAGAATTGATCACTATCGCGGATAAGAAAATACGCTTAGCCGAAGATATTGTAAGAGATGAAACTAGAAATTATTCATACGGAAAAGTAACTTTAAATGACTTTATTGATCAGATAAATGAACTAGAAGATAATAAGTTCAACAAAATTAATCATATCATCCAATTACGCAAGTTGATTATTGAATGGATGCGCTTAACCGATAATTTGATCACCAAAGACGAAGCAAAAGAGCTTAACAATTAGGATTCAAGTTTATTAAAGAAATAAGAGTGGGCAATCAGGATGAATGACGTAACATGAAGATAAAACTAATATATCCCACATGGCCGAAACTAATGGATCAGACGGAATTTAATCTGCCTCCTCATGGTCCTGTGTGTTTTGCAGCAACGGTAAGTGATGATATTGAAATATCTTTTTGTGATGAGAATGTTGAGAAACTTGATTTTTCTGAAGATGCAGACTTGATTGTGCTCTCAGTTATGCTGACATGCCAGATGCCCCGCGCATGGGAAATTAGCGATTGGTATCGAGCTCATGGTAAGAAGGTGGTGTTTGGCGGCATTGCAACAATGCTTCATGCGGAAGAGACAATATCTCACGCTGATAGTGTTTTTTTGGGAGAGGCTGAAGGCAGGATTGATAAGGTTATTGATGATTTTAAGAAAGGACGTATGGAAAAGATGTATGATTTTTTCCATAATTTTCCGGATATGAACATAATTGGCACTGCCAGACGCAGCATTCTGAAGAGTGAATTATATAATTTTCGCGGCGTACAGATGGTTGATCTGGTGCATGCGTCCAGAGGATGCCGATTTAATTGTTTTCCTTGCTGCACACCATATTTGGGAGGGCGCAAATTCAGACCGCGTCCTATTGATGCAGTAGTGAGGGAACTGGAAAGTATTGACAATAACCGCCTGTTTTTTGTTGATAATTCTATGGCGCAGAACGATGAATGGGAGAGAGAACTGTTTAAGGCAATTGCTCCGTTAAAAAAGAAATGGATATCTCATCCCATAAAGGATGATGACGAAATATTGACGCTAGCCGCTAAAGCAGGATGTTGGTATGTATATCAGGCAATAATAGATACCTCAGATCATATTCGCAGAAGAGTCAAGCGGCTGCAGGAACATGGCATTGGGGTTGAAGGGACAGTTATTCTCGGGTTGGATTATCATGATGAAGATTACATAAAGAGATTAGTTGATTTTCTTCTTGAGATAGATCTTGACCTTGCCGAATTTACTATCCTTACTCCATTTCCTCATGCACCGATCAGAGCCCAGCTGGAAAAAGAAAACAGGATCCTTCATAATAACTGGATTCAGTACACAACAGGGGAAGTTGTGTTTAAACCGGCAAAAATGACTGTGGACTCTTTGCAAAGCATGTATCACTATGCGTGGGAAACCTTTTACTCTGACTGCAGCAGGGAAATAAAGATGGCAAAACTGTTTCTTAAAGTTATTGAAAAAGAAAAAAAAGATGGGACTTATAAAAGAGCCAGATTGAATGCTAATCGAGCGTGGCCATGAAAATCCTGCTGATTGCTTCTAATATTGCCAGTACTCCGTATCCTATTTATCCGCTTGGCTTGAGTATGGTTGCAGCTGCTTTGAGTAACGCTGGGCATAAGGTATATCAGTTTGATTTTCTTCAGAGTAATAAGTCCATGGAGGCACTTTGCAGGGTAATCAAAGACAGTACTCCCGACATTATAGGTGTATCAATTCGCAATATAGATAATGTGAACTTCTTAAGTGAA
This genomic stretch from bacterium harbors:
- a CDS encoding TolC family protein, with amino-acid sequence MKKILLIFFIVFFLFIERHAAYSQDVSARDISLKGFIKEAYANDTVFQKILIDQLNLKYQKALKIPAGDLVLSVASQYNAYLDIDESEVDNSLSLSKLFPYLGTAITADYTSSDPSSSTPVTSEIDAYISQPIAENAFGRDTRLLSKIIGVETEVAKHQIVEAYEDYLATLIQTYLDWFSAYKNVETAQNSYNENMKLLENIKQRQSSHIALAIDVNKVKLQVLVKKENLISLENQYEQYLNIVKQAMRYKEEARLSPQDPCDYDNIAVDFNDGYARFCRESRTYQVLSLLGEKSLLQVDRDADKLLPSIELKIGYLVEGEEYDLRQDTRTAYGKVEVEWPIIGQKERAQHKLSKIALRKQQLSNQGTYAGLRTKLKNIYDAIVREKELITIADKKIRLAEDIVRDETRNYSYGKVTLNDFIDQINELEDNKFNKINHIIQLRKLIIEWMRLTDNLITKDEAKELNN
- a CDS encoding efflux RND transporter permease subunit → MIEKIISFFLKRHLLANLIFITIFLGGIIAWNNTGKEEMPDIEFDHANVVARYPGATAEEIEHFLTKPLEEQVKGLDGVYRVTSTISDGSTNISIDFEKGYPNLDEALMEVKNAVLEVNLPDDVVDEPEVHVWKTSKMAIIDIVLIDTQQHLLDNGSRKRLQQYVYTLEQQLLNLPEVNSIEKSGYLQEEIQIMIKPEKLKEFDIPFNTVMQEVKNSHIRQPAGSIEAKDEPKVTLLSELDTVEKLENFVIQGGFDGQFVRLKDVADINHSFKKNDSILKVNGHEGVVIRVVKNSSYGILEALEAVKKQIKTFHDNNLKDTKIELIALDDASVDLKNRLSIVMTNGLLGFILILIALFIFLNFRAAIWVAMGIPFTFCFAMICLFMYGYTINNITLAAVIIVLGMIVDDAIVVSENITRLRLEGVPSEQAAIKGTAFVFIPVVASILTTCVAFVPLFFFQGRFGKMLVFIPPVIFFMLGASLFESLFILPGHMHLNLSVFKKKTFRQTEEHWFNRIEDKYAKLLNKLLSFKWRIFLVFVLLLIFSGYIVKTKMKYVMFPREETREISLTGEAGEQADKYETAKLTMQVEEVIESYLGKEVIGFKTQIARSRWGRAVQENKFQMGVEILPKEKRRKSADQIIREWEKSFADIKGLKDIQVTKSRWGHASGSPIELIVQENDDQVRDTVAQELASIMKKHPALENVEIEKPLDNQEYKISLNREKIKRLSITPSDVSSTLRAALEGTVIYEILQGDEDIDVRFTIIEQAKADIERVLDIPIENAGKYLVPLRDIVDVKQTVTPNSIERKDSKRITTIFADIKKGAGLTPVEIAEQLEDREFPNILSKHPTLLLNFEGEVKDTRESKGDFASSIIMAILLIYIILVLILNSLLKPIIILLAIPFGIVGVVLAFWLHGKVLFGFFAAIGVIGLAGVVVNDAIIMLVKLEKTFDSTKGRAGLNERISSIAKTRLRAIVLTTLTTVAGLLPTAYGFTGYDAMLAEMMLALCWGLIFSTVITLILVPCMYSVIKEIQVKLGKL
- a CDS encoding radical SAM protein, with product MKIKLIYPTWPKLMDQTEFNLPPHGPVCFAATVSDDIEISFCDENVEKLDFSEDADLIVLSVMLTCQMPRAWEISDWYRAHGKKVVFGGIATMLHAEETISHADSVFLGEAEGRIDKVIDDFKKGRMEKMYDFFHNFPDMNIIGTARRSILKSELYNFRGVQMVDLVHASRGCRFNCFPCCTPYLGGRKFRPRPIDAVVRELESIDNNRLFFVDNSMAQNDEWERELFKAIAPLKKKWISHPIKDDDEILTLAAKAGCWYVYQAIIDTSDHIRRRVKRLQEHGIGVEGTVILGLDYHDEDYIKRLVDFLLEIDLDLAEFTILTPFPHAPIRAQLEKENRILHNNWIQYTTGEVVFKPAKMTVDSLQSMYHYAWETFYSDCSREIKMAKLFLKVIEKEKKDGTYKRARLNANRAWP